In a genomic window of Kocuria turfanensis:
- a CDS encoding dihydrolipoyl dehydrogenase family protein, whose product MSEHFDVAVLGMGPGGEVAASRLLNAGKKVVVFERELIGGECAYWACIPSKTVLRPAEARTEVHKAAGVSGAEVDWASTREYRDYMIRDLDDSAQAEGYTAQGATVIRGEARLTGPGRIQAGDREITAEHIIIATGSEAVIPPIEGIEEITAWTNRETYTTDDLPARAVIVGGSAVGVETATFLARFGVQVTLIHRGDRLLGREDPRVGELVHDYLAETGVDIRLGASAAKAHRNGADSVITLEDGTEVAADVVIFGTGRAPRTQNLGFETAGARLGEHGEVLIDEHARAADNLWAIGDVTGVMPFTHVAKYQGRIAADAILGRAHAATYEGIPRVVFADPEIAAAGLTQQQAEQRGIRTTATELDLAQAIARPWTYEQDPRGHLGLLADADREVLIGAWAVGPQAGEWIHQASLAIRTQLPLETLLDQVAQFPTYHEAYQAALEQLEV is encoded by the coding sequence ATGAGCGAACATTTCGACGTGGCCGTCCTCGGCATGGGACCCGGTGGCGAGGTCGCGGCCAGCCGCCTGCTCAATGCCGGGAAAAAGGTCGTGGTCTTTGAGCGGGAGCTGATCGGTGGGGAGTGCGCCTACTGGGCGTGCATCCCCTCCAAGACGGTGCTGCGCCCGGCCGAGGCCCGCACCGAGGTCCACAAGGCCGCCGGAGTCTCCGGGGCCGAGGTGGACTGGGCCTCCACCCGGGAATACCGCGACTACATGATCCGTGACCTCGACGACTCCGCCCAGGCCGAGGGCTACACCGCCCAGGGCGCGACCGTGATCCGAGGCGAGGCCCGCCTCACCGGCCCGGGCCGGATCCAGGCCGGGGACCGGGAGATCACCGCCGAGCACATCATCATCGCCACCGGTTCCGAGGCCGTGATCCCCCCGATCGAAGGGATCGAGGAGATCACGGCCTGGACCAATCGGGAGACCTACACCACCGACGACCTGCCCGCACGCGCCGTCATCGTCGGCGGCAGCGCCGTCGGGGTGGAGACCGCCACGTTCCTGGCCCGCTTCGGCGTGCAGGTCACCCTCATCCACCGCGGGGACCGCCTGCTGGGCCGGGAGGACCCCCGGGTGGGGGAGCTCGTCCACGACTACCTGGCTGAGACCGGGGTCGACATCCGCCTGGGCGCCTCCGCCGCCAAGGCCCACCGGAACGGTGCGGACAGCGTCATCACCCTCGAGGACGGGACCGAGGTGGCCGCCGACGTGGTGATTTTCGGCACCGGCCGCGCCCCCCGCACCCAAAACCTGGGCTTCGAGACGGCTGGGGCACGACTGGGCGAGCACGGCGAGGTGCTCATCGACGAGCATGCCCGGGCCGCCGACAACCTGTGGGCGATCGGCGACGTCACCGGGGTGATGCCGTTTACCCACGTGGCGAAGTACCAGGGGCGGATCGCCGCTGACGCGATCCTGGGCCGGGCCCACGCCGCGACCTATGAGGGGATCCCGCGGGTGGTGTTCGCCGACCCGGAGATCGCCGCCGCCGGGCTCACGCAGCAGCAGGCGGAGCAGCGCGGGATCCGCACCACCGCCACCGAGCTGGATCTGGCCCAGGCCATCGCCCGCCCGTGGACCTACGAGCAGGACCCGCGCGGGCATCTGGGGCTGCTGGCCGACGCCGACCGGGAGGTGCTGATCGGGGCGTGGGCGGTCGGCCCGCAGGCCGGGGAGTGGATCCACCAGGCCTCCCTGGCCATCCGGACCCAGCTGCCGCTGGAGACCCTGTTGGACCAGGTCGCCCAGTTCCCCACCTACCACGAGGCCTACCAGGCCGCCCTGGAGCAGCTGGAGGTCTAA
- the merB gene encoding organomercurial lyase MerB — MTDHDPHEVTERLSTAETGMQPWLWLPLLRLLAQGDPVDPQDLAAAVGRPAEEVRGALEAVPDTEYDGSGRIIGLGLTQRATPHRFEIGGEQLYTWCALDTLIFPTLLGAAARIESADHATGAPVRLRVEASGVTSVEPATAVVSLVNPEDLSSIRSAFCHQVHFFASTETAAPWLENHPGATAIPVAQAYQLATTMAEQMLAQAPTGTSGNGANCGCC, encoded by the coding sequence ATGACCGATCACGACCCCCACGAGGTCACCGAGCGGTTGAGCACCGCCGAAACCGGGATGCAGCCGTGGCTGTGGTTGCCGCTGCTGCGGCTGCTGGCCCAGGGCGACCCGGTGGACCCCCAGGACCTGGCGGCCGCGGTGGGCCGCCCGGCCGAGGAGGTCCGTGGCGCCCTGGAAGCGGTGCCCGACACCGAGTACGACGGCTCCGGGCGGATCATCGGCCTGGGCCTGACCCAGCGGGCGACCCCGCACCGCTTCGAGATCGGCGGGGAGCAGCTCTACACCTGGTGTGCCCTGGACACCCTGATCTTCCCCACCCTGTTGGGTGCGGCGGCACGGATCGAATCGGCCGACCACGCCACCGGGGCACCGGTACGGCTGCGCGTCGAGGCCTCCGGGGTCACCAGCGTGGAGCCGGCCACCGCCGTGGTCTCCCTGGTCAATCCGGAGGACCTCAGCTCCATCCGCTCCGCGTTCTGCCACCAGGTCCACTTCTTCGCCTCCACCGAGACCGCCGCCCCCTGGCTGGAGAACCACCCCGGGGCCACTGCGATCCCCGTGGCCCAGGCCTACCAGCTGGCCACCACCATGGCCGAGCAGATGCTCGCCCAAGCCCCCACCGGCACCTCCGGCAACGGGGCAAACTGCGGCTGCTGCTGA
- the merA gene encoding mercury(II) reductase, translated as MPETAVPEFDLAIVGSGGGAFAAAIRATSLGQQVVMVERGTVGGTCVNTGCVPSKALLAAADARHVALDASGRFPGISTSAGPVDMPGLMAGKDALVEGMRSEKYVDLIADYGWDLRRGEATFTGTAQDPVLEITNADGAVQTVRARHYLVATGSRPWTPPIDGLEGVDYLTSTTAMELPEVPESMIVLGGGYVALEQAQLFARLGSQVTVLARSRLLSGEEPEVSKTLTGVFADEGIQVVRRAAVESVATDPATGSVVVAATTRAGRQEYTADRLLVATGRRAVTEGLGLGTVGVATGERGEILVEDTLASSHPRIWAAGDVTGHPEFVYVASAHGVTAVENAFHDTGQRVDYTHLPRVTFTSPAVGAVGMTDKQAREAGIRCECRVLPLEYVPRALVNRDTRGFVKIVADADTGRIVGITAVAKEAGDLAAAGVYVLSAGMTVDQVATLWCPYLTMAEGLKIAAQSFRTDVSKLSCCAA; from the coding sequence GTGCCCGAGACTGCAGTTCCTGAGTTCGATCTGGCCATCGTCGGTTCCGGTGGTGGGGCGTTCGCCGCCGCGATCCGGGCGACCAGCCTGGGCCAGCAGGTGGTCATGGTCGAGCGGGGCACCGTCGGGGGCACCTGCGTGAACACCGGGTGCGTGCCGTCCAAGGCGTTGCTGGCCGCAGCCGACGCCCGGCACGTGGCCCTGGACGCGTCCGGCCGGTTCCCGGGGATCAGCACCTCCGCCGGGCCGGTGGACATGCCCGGGCTGATGGCGGGCAAGGACGCTCTGGTGGAAGGGATGCGTTCGGAGAAGTACGTGGATTTGATCGCCGACTACGGGTGGGACCTGCGCCGCGGGGAGGCCACTTTCACCGGCACGGCCCAGGACCCGGTGCTGGAGATCACGAACGCGGACGGGGCTGTGCAGACGGTCCGGGCCCGCCACTATCTCGTGGCGACGGGCTCACGCCCGTGGACTCCCCCGATCGATGGTCTGGAGGGCGTCGACTATCTCACCTCCACGACGGCGATGGAGCTGCCGGAGGTCCCGGAGTCGATGATCGTGCTCGGCGGCGGCTATGTGGCCTTGGAGCAGGCTCAGCTCTTCGCCCGGCTGGGCTCGCAGGTCACGGTGCTGGCCCGCTCCCGGTTGCTGTCCGGGGAGGAGCCGGAGGTCTCGAAGACCCTTACAGGGGTCTTCGCCGATGAGGGCATCCAGGTGGTGCGCCGGGCCGCGGTCGAGTCCGTGGCCACCGATCCGGCCACCGGTAGCGTCGTGGTGGCCGCCACCACCCGGGCCGGGCGCCAGGAGTACACCGCGGACCGGTTGCTGGTGGCCACCGGGCGCCGGGCGGTCACCGAGGGCCTGGGCCTGGGCACGGTCGGGGTGGCTACGGGGGAGCGGGGGGAGATCCTCGTGGAGGACACCCTGGCGAGTTCGCACCCGCGGATCTGGGCGGCCGGGGATGTCACGGGGCACCCGGAGTTCGTCTACGTGGCCTCCGCCCACGGGGTCACCGCGGTGGAGAACGCCTTCCACGACACCGGGCAACGGGTCGACTACACCCACCTTCCCCGGGTCACCTTCACCTCCCCGGCGGTGGGGGCGGTGGGCATGACGGATAAGCAGGCCCGGGAGGCGGGCATCCGGTGCGAGTGCCGGGTGCTGCCCCTGGAATACGTGCCGAGGGCGCTGGTGAACCGTGACACCCGGGGGTTCGTGAAGATCGTCGCCGACGCCGACACCGGGCGGATCGTGGGGATCACCGCGGTGGCCAAGGAGGCCGGGGACCTGGCCGCGGCCGGGGTCTACGTCCTGTCCGCGGGGATGACGGTGGACCAGGTGGCGACCCTGTGGTGCCCGTATCTGACGATGGCCGAGGGCCTGAAAATCGCCGCCCAGTCCTTCCGCACCGATGTCTCGAAACTGTCCTGCTGCGCCGCCTGA
- a CDS encoding cation transporter gives MTAEDAIHDELVSWPAIVSATVDPQAQTATVILDPDMEDRLTDAVEVVRDLGFPAVEVLRRA, from the coding sequence GTGACCGCCGAGGACGCGATCCACGACGAGCTGGTCAGCTGGCCGGCGATCGTCTCGGCCACCGTTGACCCGCAGGCGCAGACCGCCACGGTGATCCTCGACCCGGACATGGAGGACCGCCTCACCGACGCCGTAGAGGTAGTGCGCGACCTGGGGTTCCCCGCCGTGGAGGTCCTCCGCCGCGCCTGA
- a CDS encoding TlpA family protein disulfide reductase produces MTRSRRVYTLAALCLAAVLVAVLAVIALNRGNPASTVAGGGPVEITSVDGEEVTVPSDRPTVLYFMASWCATCIPQATAMDELEEQYADRVWFVAVDVTPENTKIEVDRFRTAAGAPEHPYVVDETGQLTKRYGITSLDSTVVVAPDGEVLDRADGTPMKAEALRAFLDGALS; encoded by the coding sequence ATGACCCGCAGCCGCCGCGTCTACACCCTTGCCGCCCTGTGCCTGGCCGCCGTGCTGGTGGCGGTCCTGGCGGTCATCGCCCTGAACCGGGGAAATCCGGCCTCTACTGTGGCCGGGGGCGGGCCGGTGGAGATCACCTCCGTCGACGGCGAGGAGGTGACGGTGCCCTCCGACCGCCCGACCGTGCTCTACTTCATGGCCAGCTGGTGCGCCACCTGCATCCCGCAGGCGACTGCGATGGACGAGCTGGAGGAACAGTATGCCGATCGGGTCTGGTTCGTGGCCGTGGATGTGACCCCGGAGAACACCAAGATCGAGGTGGACCGGTTCCGTACCGCGGCTGGGGCCCCCGAGCACCCTTACGTCGTGGATGAGACCGGGCAGCTCACCAAGCGCTACGGCATCACGTCATTGGACTCCACCGTGGTCGTGGCCCCGGACGGTGAGGTCCTGGACCGCGCCGATGGCACGCCTATGAAGGCCGAGGCGCTGCGGGCATTCCTGGACGGAGCGCTCTCCTGA
- a CDS encoding cytochrome c biogenesis CcdA family protein, whose product MSSSWGLAFLAGMLATVNPCGFAMLPTYLAYFIGADSRAGGVRPLWAGVRAGAALSAGFSLVFIAAGLLVAVGLRSIAAAMPWAAVGIGGVLMLAGLGMLVGWQLSGSRLNLNRFLTPDKPGSGLKGVFGYGVAYAVAALSCSLALLLVVVAQATATGSLVGLLAVFVAYAAGSSVVLMLLSVGAALARHSLARRLQRLLPLVHRLSAVALILAGVYLVLYWLPALSGGAAGSLLGFVATPISASSVAVTELVARTWPALTAVAVLAVLLAAVLSRRRRPAARTGRTAQVAENTEDHDDDPASCCAPGPQALEPSSNREDQRGNR is encoded by the coding sequence GTGAGCAGTTCGTGGGGATTGGCGTTCTTGGCGGGGATGCTGGCCACGGTCAACCCGTGCGGGTTCGCGATGCTGCCGACGTATCTGGCGTATTTCATCGGCGCTGACTCCCGGGCGGGGGGCGTCCGACCGTTGTGGGCCGGTGTGCGAGCTGGGGCGGCGCTGAGCGCGGGGTTCTCCCTGGTGTTCATCGCCGCGGGCTTGTTGGTGGCGGTGGGGTTGCGTTCCATCGCTGCGGCCATGCCGTGGGCTGCGGTGGGTATCGGGGGCGTGCTGATGCTCGCTGGGCTGGGGATGCTGGTCGGGTGGCAGCTGTCCGGGTCCCGGTTGAACCTGAACCGGTTCCTCACCCCGGACAAGCCCGGTTCCGGTCTCAAAGGGGTCTTCGGTTACGGGGTCGCCTATGCGGTGGCTGCGCTCTCGTGCAGTCTGGCGCTGTTGTTGGTCGTGGTGGCCCAGGCCACCGCCACGGGCAGCCTGGTCGGGTTGCTGGCTGTTTTCGTGGCCTACGCCGCGGGGTCCTCGGTGGTGCTGATGCTGCTGTCGGTCGGGGCGGCGCTGGCCCGCCACTCCCTGGCCCGGCGCCTGCAACGGCTGCTGCCGCTGGTGCACCGCCTCAGCGCGGTCGCGCTGATACTAGCCGGTGTGTACCTGGTGCTCTACTGGCTCCCGGCCCTGTCCGGCGGGGCGGCCGGATCGCTGCTGGGCTTTGTGGCCACACCGATCAGCGCATCCAGTGTCGCTGTCACCGAGCTCGTGGCCCGCACCTGGCCTGCACTGACTGCCGTTGCCGTCCTCGCTGTGCTCCTCGCCGCCGTCCTGTCCCGGCGCCGCCGTCCTGCTGCCCGGACCGGCCGCACCGCGCAGGTCGCCGAGAACACCGAGGACCACGACGACGACCCGGCCTCGTGCTGTGCGCCGGGCCCGCAGGCCCTGGAGCCCTCCAGTAACCGTGAAGACCAGCGAGGAAACCGATGA
- a CDS encoding SHOCT domain-containing protein — MMNGGGMGGMGLMWLFGLLVLVGVVTLVVVLIKAFTGGSPNAGRSGAGREPGTGFGRGREILKERFARGEISTEEYHERLRTLEEDGR, encoded by the coding sequence ATGATGAACGGCGGCGGTATGGGCGGTATGGGCTTGATGTGGCTTTTCGGCCTCCTGGTGCTCGTGGGGGTGGTCACGCTCGTGGTCGTGCTGATCAAGGCCTTCACCGGCGGATCCCCGAACGCGGGCCGCTCCGGTGCCGGCCGTGAGCCGGGCACGGGATTCGGCCGGGGACGGGAGATCCTCAAGGAACGCTTTGCCCGCGGGGAGATCAGCACCGAGGAGTACCACGAACGGCTTCGGACCTTGGAGGAGGACGGCCGGTAG
- a CDS encoding RES domain-containing protein — MSTHERVDRNNVMVCEPQTELWRVGRSTGPLHFSRLDLEIAEDDRAGNRFDVLGGGVLYAASNPTGAYAETLQRFRPTTATRAAAQAHQPHLMLAGDVPRDWRARRSLAQFLIQSPTPFVDIESPRTHRALEHHLAGELDALGIANLDVSAVRSERRLVTRLIATWAYRAADPETNYAMYCGIRYVSKIGNHECWAIFEGTELSLLGAGPIDGNDHAYRQAGAELGLRLH; from the coding sequence GTGAGCACCCACGAGCGGGTCGACCGCAACAACGTGATGGTCTGCGAGCCACAGACAGAGCTGTGGCGGGTCGGGCGCTCCACCGGGCCCCTGCACTTCTCGCGGCTCGACTTGGAGATCGCCGAGGACGACCGGGCCGGCAACCGCTTCGACGTCCTCGGGGGTGGAGTGCTCTACGCCGCCTCGAACCCCACAGGGGCCTACGCCGAGACGTTGCAGAGATTCCGGCCTACCACCGCCACCCGTGCCGCCGCCCAGGCCCACCAGCCCCACCTGATGCTCGCCGGCGACGTACCCCGGGACTGGCGGGCACGACGGTCCTTGGCGCAGTTCCTCATCCAGAGCCCCACCCCGTTCGTGGACATCGAGTCCCCGCGAACCCACCGGGCCTTGGAACACCATCTGGCCGGCGAACTGGACGCCCTCGGGATCGCCAACCTGGACGTCTCCGCGGTGCGCTCCGAACGCCGGCTGGTGACCCGACTCATCGCCACCTGGGCCTACCGCGCTGCGGACCCGGAGACGAACTACGCGATGTACTGCGGCATCAGGTACGTCTCGAAGATCGGCAACCACGAGTGCTGGGCGATCTTCGAGGGCACCGAGCTGTCCCTGCTCGGCGCCGGCCCCATCGACGGCAACGACCACGCCTACCGCCAAGCCGGGGCAGAACTGGGACTGCGCCTGCACTGA
- a CDS encoding TnpV protein, whose protein sequence is MNTYGKFAQEAWKTTAPAEYALIPDPQAWFEALGEEASIRVEDLTRELAGPDPAGETFLEKWGRLNAAKMQAEEIVRAEMLTPDPSVQEEPVEEDEEESGVARRLRIVQQLNREDREYWDEVRRQETEQA, encoded by the coding sequence ATGAACACGTACGGCAAGTTCGCGCAGGAAGCGTGGAAGACGACCGCGCCGGCGGAGTACGCCCTGATCCCGGACCCGCAAGCGTGGTTCGAGGCGCTGGGGGAGGAGGCCTCGATCAGGGTGGAGGACCTGACGAGGGAGCTGGCCGGCCCGGACCCAGCGGGGGAGACCTTCCTGGAGAAGTGGGGGCGATTGAACGCGGCGAAGATGCAGGCCGAGGAGATCGTGCGCGCGGAGATGCTGACTCCGGATCCGTCGGTGCAGGAGGAACCGGTCGAGGAGGACGAGGAGGAGTCTGGGGTGGCGCGGAGGCTGCGGATCGTGCAGCAGCTGAACCGGGAGGACCGGGAGTACTGGGACGAGGTGCGCCGGCAGGAGACCGAACAGGCGTAG